A window from Triticum aestivum cultivar Chinese Spring chromosome 6D, IWGSC CS RefSeq v2.1, whole genome shotgun sequence encodes these proteins:
- the LOC123145198 gene encoding myricetin 3-O-rhamnoside 1,2-glucosyltransferase UGT709G2-like — MAAHVLVFPCPAQGHINCMLHFAAGLLDAGLHVTFLHTDHNRRRLGLAAVKAEADSPGLRFLSVTDGLPDDNPRTAGDLVALVESMMTTTRVAYRALLASLRAGAPRDDGFPPVTCVVADGILPFAIDVAEELGVPALAFRTASACSFLAYLFVPKLVELGEVPVPLGADLDAPVRGVPGMEGFLRRRDLPSFCRGHDGTGGLHPMLRIIAEFSAHSCNARALILNTTASLERSALAHIAPHMRDVFAIGPLHAMFQEPAAGGALWREDDGCTAWLDSQADGTVVYVSLGSLAVISVEEFTEFLSGLVSAGHPFLWVLRPDMVGASQNAVLQDAIRAAGKGKARVVEWAPQRDVLRHRAVGCFLTHAGWNSTLESVTEGVPTVCWPFFVDQQTNSRFMGAVWGTGLDMKDVCERAVVERMVREAMESVELRRSAQALAQQVRRDIAQGGSSAEEFKRLVGLINELSISTRGSTPSPDKE; from the coding sequence ATGGCGGCGCACGTGCTGGTGTTCCCGTGCCCGGCGCAGGGCCACATCAACTGCATGCTCCACTTCGCCGCAGGGCTCCTCGACGCCGGCCTCCACGTCACCTTCCTTCACACCGACCACAACCGGCGGAGGCTAGGCCTTGCCGCCGTCAAGGCGGAGGCCGATTCGCCGGGGCTCCGGTTCCTGTCCGTCACCGACGGCCTCCCGGACGACAATCCCCGCACGGCGGGTGACCTCGTCGCGCTCGTGGAGTccatgatgacgacgacgagggtCGCCTAccgtgctctgctcgcgtccctgcgCGCGGGCGCGCCCCGCGACGATGGCTTCCCTCCCGTGACCTGCGTCGTCGCTGACGGGATCCTCCCGTTCGCGATCGACGTCGCCGAGGAGCTCGGCGTCCCGGCGCTCGCCTTCCGAACGGCCAGCGCGTGCAGCTTCCTCGCTTACCTCTTCGTGCCCAAGCTCGTGGAGCTCGGCGAGGTCCCTGTCCCGCTAGGCGCCGACCTCGATGCGCCCGTCCGTGGCGTTCCGGGAATGGAGGGTTTCCTGCGGCGGCGCGATCTTCCAAGTTTTTGCCGCGGGCACGACGGGACCGGCGGCCTCCACCCCATGCTTCGGATAATCGCCGAGTTCAGCGCACACAGCTGCAACGCGCGGGCGCTCATACTCAACACGACCGCGTCGCTGGAGCGGTCGGCGCTCGCGCACATCGCGCCGCACATGCGCGACGTCTTCGCCATTGGCCCTCTCCACGCCATGTTCCAGgagccggcggccggcggcgccTTGTGGCGGGAGGACGACGGCTGCACGGCGTGGCTCGACAGCCAGGCGGACGGAACCGTGGTGTACGTGAGCTTGGGCAGCCTCGCCGTCATCTCGGTCGAGGAGTTCACCGAGTTCCTCTCCGGACTCGTGAGCGCCGGCCACCCCTTCCTTTGGGTGCTCAGGCCGGACATGGTCGGGGCGAGCCAGAACGCCGTCCTCCAGGACGCCATCAGGGCGGCCGGGAAAGGCAAGGCCCGCGTCGTGGAGTGGGCGCCGCAGCGGGACGTGCTGCGCCACCGGGCAGTGGGCTGCTTCCTGACGCATGCCGGGTGGAACTCCACGCTGGAGAGCGTCACCGAGGGCGTGCCGACGGTGTGCTGGCCCTTCTTCGTGGACCAGCAGACCAACAGCCGGTTCATGGGCGCCGTGTGGGGCACCGGGCTGGACATGAAGGACGTGTGCGAGAGGGCCGTCGTGGAGCGGATGGTGAGGGAGGCCATGGAGTCCGTCGAGCTAAGGAGGTCAGCTCAAGCGCTGGCGCAGCAGGTGAGACGGGACATCGCCCAAGGTGGCTCGTCGGCGGAGGAGTTCAAGCGGCTCGTCGGCCTCATCAATGAGCTCAGCATCAGCACGCGGGGCTCCACACCAAGTCCAGACAAAGAATAA
- the LOC123145197 gene encoding transcription termination factor MTEF18, mitochondrial — protein sequence MAWSRTAHRRSAVMPLIRAALRRFLSTESSGFPKLRNLPYRLRRAAVPAARTAVSDYLISTRCLPSSHADSITALAPCSLHTFLAGIPAVPSTLPSSDLPSLLRRHLSYHPLNELPFFLESIGLPPSTDSDLMFLTDHPSLLPAVAALAHFGFPWSRLGLLFPNVLLQVPPDHISARLVALEESLRPLPRAAIIAACLSFPSLIENDLCSSAPLVDDLMRAYGGLGPDLGATNDIDVFLRVCGRMQMFYNAGVKIGSIGGLVGCNQRVFLELKEERIGERLKFFKRLGLAGEEAGSFLLSNPGFLDLDFDDVVISVPEYLRRVGLADDEVDVAVKKHPYVVGRNRLENLPGVLRAMGLSHRFLEKISGGGESLRYLSPDFVLEDASYDMEVERAFSDRMVKVKVEMNAQHVDTKLEFLKSIGYGENKKTAHILPVLHSTREMLNERFDYLLERGVEYKMLCRIVSVFPKVLNQGKEMLNEKLNYMTLDLGYSLEYLDCFPALLCFDLENRVKPRYAMLRWLQSYGLFKRPLAPATVLANSEKRFISNLYNMHPAAPKLWLECFSSRIHMEYYLKNIQSQHPDNE from the coding sequence ATGGCGTGGAGCCGGACAGCACACCGGCGCAGCGCCGTCATGCCACTCATACGCGCCGCTCTCCGCCGCTTCCTCTCCACGGAGTCTTCGGGGTTCCCGAAGCTACGGAACCTTCCGTACCGactccgccgcgccgccgtccccgcTGCTCGCACCGCCGTCTCTGACTACCTCATCTCAACGCGCTGCCTCCCCTCCTCCCACGCCGACTCAATCACTGCGCTCGCGCCGTGCTCCCTCCACACCTTCCTCGCCGGCATCCCGGCCGTGCCCAGTACGCTCCCCTCCTCCGacctcccctccctcctccgccgccacctcTCCTACCATCCGCTCAACGAGCTTCCCTTCTTCCTCGAGTCCATCGGCTTGCCCCCTTCCACTGATTCCGATCTCATGTTCCTCACTGACCATCCGTCCCTCCTCCCCGCCGTTGCCGCGCTCGCGCATTTCGGCTTCCCGTGGTCCCGCCTCGGCCTGCTATTCCCCAATGTTCTCCTCCAAGTCCCTCCCGACCACATCTCCGCCCGCCTTGTCGCCCTCGAGGAAAGCCTCCGCCCGCTGCCCCGTGCTGCTATCATCGCTGCCTGCCTCTCTTTCCCCTCGCTTATTGAGAACGATCTCTGCAGCAGTGCCCCCCTTGTCGATGATCTTATGAGGGCGTATGGAGGATTGGGTCCGGATTTGGGGGCTACCAATGACATTGATGTGTTCTTGCGAGTGTGCGGCAGGATGCAGATGTTCTACAATGCTGGGGTGAAGATTGGGAGCATCGGGGGGCTTGTTGGGTGCAATCAGAGGGTTTTtcttgagcttaaggaggagcGGATTGGTGAGAGGTTGAAATTCTTCAAGAGGCTGGGGCTGGCAGGGGAGGAGGCAGGGAGCTTCTTACTGAGCAATCCTGGGTTTTTGGATCTTGATTTTGATGATGTTGTGATCTCAGTGCCAGAGTACCTGAGAAGAGTTGGGTTGGCAGATGACGAGGTTGATGTGGCGGTGAAGAAGCACCCGTATGTGGTTGGGAGGAACAGACTGGAGAACCTCCCTGGTGTGCTGCGTGCAATGGGACTGAGTCATCGATTCCTGGAGAAGATTTCTGGTGGCGGTGAGAGCTTGCGGTATTTATCACCAGATTTCGTCTTGGAGGATGCTAGTTATGATATGGAGGTGGAGAGAGCATTCTCAGACAGAATGGTTAAGGTAAAGGTGGAGATGAATGCACAGCATGTGGACACCAAGCTTGAGTTCTTGAAGAGCATTGGGTATGGTGAGAACAAAAAAACCGCACACATACTTCCTGTTCTGCACAGCACTCGGGAAATGCTGAATGAGCGATTTGACTACCTCCTGGAAAGAGGGGTGGAGTACAAGATGCTGTGTCGGATCGTGAGTGTGTTCCCAAAGGTGCTGAACCAGGGCAAGGAGATGCTCAATGAAAAGTTGAACTACATGACTCTGGATCTGGGATACTCTTTGGAGTATCTTGATTGCTTCCCGGCATTACTGTGCTTTGATTTGGAGAACCGGGTCAAGCCTAGGTATGCAATGCTTCGGTGGCTCCAAAGTTATGGCCTTTTTAAAAGACCATTAGCGCCTGCAACTGTGCTTGCTAACTCAGAGAAGAGGTTCATTTCCAACCTCTACAATATGCATCCTGCAGCGCCGAAGCTGTGGCTCGAGTGCTTCTCTTCAAGAATACACATGGAATATTACCTCAAGAATATACAGTCCCAGCATCCAGATAATGAATAA
- the LOC123145199 gene encoding pectin acetylesterase 8 isoform X2: protein MGNRSKLRLWCSAFACALAVLEADGYFVDITYVESAVAKGAVCLDGSPPAYHLARGSGSGASSWLVHFEGGGWCNNVTTCLQRSHTRLGSSKEMAKQVAFSGILSNAPEYNPDFYNWNKVRVRYCDGSSFTGNKEEVDPRTNLHYRGARVWQAVMEDLLAKGMNKAENALISGCSAGGLTSILHCDRFHRLLPAAANVKCLSDAGFFINVKDIAGVNHAAAFFSDVVKTHCLFPQNEVKQIQTPLFILNAAYDSWQVRNILVPGGSDPRWRSCKHDIKQCSAKQLKILQGFRDHFLEAIEAQGDSPTRGLFINSCFAHCQSEIQEIWFAPGSPVLGDKRIASAVGDWFYGRSWFQKTDCPYPCDSTCHVFKNSSHT from the exons ATGGGGAACCGAAGCAAGCTCCGGCTATGGTGCTCGGCGTTCGCCTGCGCGCTGGCGGTCCTCGAGGCGGACGGCTATTTCGTGGACATTACCTACGTCGAGAGCGCCGTGGCCAAAGGGGCAG TATGTCTGGACGGGAGCCCGCCTGCGTACCATCTCGCCCGTGGCTCCGGCTCCGGGGCGAGCAGCTGGTTGGTTCATTTTGAG GGAGGAGGATGGTGCAACAACGTGACGACCTGCCTGCAGCGGTCGCACACCCGGTTAGGGTCCTCCAAGGAGATGGCCAAGCAGGTTGCCTTCTCCGGGATCTTGAGCAACGCCCCGGAGTACAACCCAG ACTTCTACAACTGGAACAAGGTCCGGGTCCGGTACTGCGATGGCTCGTCTTtcaccggcaacaaggaagaagtTGATCCT AGAACAAATCTACACTACAGAGGTGCGAGGGTATGGCAAGCAGTTATGGAAGATCTGCTCGCGAAAGGAATGAACAAAGCTGAAAAT GCTCTGATTTCGGGATGTTCTGCTGGTGGATTAACTTCGATACTGCACTGCGACAGATTTCATCGGCTTCTGCCGGCGGCGGCCAATGTTAAATGCCTTTCTGATGCTGGTTTCTTCATCAATGT GAAGGACATTGCTGGAGTGAACCATGCTGCGGCCTTTTTCAGTGATGTAGTCAAGACTCAT TGCCTTTTTCCTCAGAACGAGGTGAAACAGATTCAGACACCCCTGTTCATCCTGAATGCAGCATATGATTCATGGCAG GTACGGAACATTTTGGTGCCGGGAGGTTCTGATCCTCGTTGGCGAAGCTGCAAGCACGATATAAAACAGTGCTCGGCGAAGCAACTTAAGATCTTGCAGG GATTCAGGGACCATTTCCTGGAAGCAATCGAGGCACAAGGGGACTCACCCACCAGAGGGCTGTTCATAAACTCGTGCTTCGCGCACTGCCAGTCCGAGATACAGGAGATCTGGTTCGCGCCCGGCTCCCCGGTGCTCGGAGACAAA AGAATAGCAAGCGCGGTTGGAGACTGGTTCTACGGCCGCAGTTGGTTTCAGAAGACGGACTGCCCTTACCCTTGTGACTCCACCTGCCATGTCTTCAAGAACTCCTCCCACACGTAG
- the LOC123145199 gene encoding pectin acetylesterase 8 isoform X1 — MGNRSKLRLWCSAFACALAVLEADGYFVDITYVESAVAKGAVCLDGSPPAYHLARGSGSGASSWLVHFEGGGWCNNVTTCLQRSHTRLGSSKEMAKQVAFSGILSNAPEYNPDFYNWNKVRVRYCDGSSFTGNKEEVDPRTNLHYRGARVWQAVMEDLLAKGMNKAENALISGCSAGGLTSILHCDRFHRLLPAAANVKCLSDAGFFINVKDIAGVNHAAAFFSDVVKTHGSVKNLPSLCTSKLPAGMCLFPQNEVKQIQTPLFILNAAYDSWQVRNILVPGGSDPRWRSCKHDIKQCSAKQLKILQGFRDHFLEAIEAQGDSPTRGLFINSCFAHCQSEIQEIWFAPGSPVLGDKRIASAVGDWFYGRSWFQKTDCPYPCDSTCHVFKNSSHT; from the exons ATGGGGAACCGAAGCAAGCTCCGGCTATGGTGCTCGGCGTTCGCCTGCGCGCTGGCGGTCCTCGAGGCGGACGGCTATTTCGTGGACATTACCTACGTCGAGAGCGCCGTGGCCAAAGGGGCAG TATGTCTGGACGGGAGCCCGCCTGCGTACCATCTCGCCCGTGGCTCCGGCTCCGGGGCGAGCAGCTGGTTGGTTCATTTTGAG GGAGGAGGATGGTGCAACAACGTGACGACCTGCCTGCAGCGGTCGCACACCCGGTTAGGGTCCTCCAAGGAGATGGCCAAGCAGGTTGCCTTCTCCGGGATCTTGAGCAACGCCCCGGAGTACAACCCAG ACTTCTACAACTGGAACAAGGTCCGGGTCCGGTACTGCGATGGCTCGTCTTtcaccggcaacaaggaagaagtTGATCCT AGAACAAATCTACACTACAGAGGTGCGAGGGTATGGCAAGCAGTTATGGAAGATCTGCTCGCGAAAGGAATGAACAAAGCTGAAAAT GCTCTGATTTCGGGATGTTCTGCTGGTGGATTAACTTCGATACTGCACTGCGACAGATTTCATCGGCTTCTGCCGGCGGCGGCCAATGTTAAATGCCTTTCTGATGCTGGTTTCTTCATCAATGT GAAGGACATTGCTGGAGTGAACCATGCTGCGGCCTTTTTCAGTGATGTAGTCAAGACTCAT GGCTCGGTAAAGAATTTACCATCTTTGTGCACTTCCAAGTTGCCTGCAGGCATG TGCCTTTTTCCTCAGAACGAGGTGAAACAGATTCAGACACCCCTGTTCATCCTGAATGCAGCATATGATTCATGGCAG GTACGGAACATTTTGGTGCCGGGAGGTTCTGATCCTCGTTGGCGAAGCTGCAAGCACGATATAAAACAGTGCTCGGCGAAGCAACTTAAGATCTTGCAGG GATTCAGGGACCATTTCCTGGAAGCAATCGAGGCACAAGGGGACTCACCCACCAGAGGGCTGTTCATAAACTCGTGCTTCGCGCACTGCCAGTCCGAGATACAGGAGATCTGGTTCGCGCCCGGCTCCCCGGTGCTCGGAGACAAA AGAATAGCAAGCGCGGTTGGAGACTGGTTCTACGGCCGCAGTTGGTTTCAGAAGACGGACTGCCCTTACCCTTGTGACTCCACCTGCCATGTCTTCAAGAACTCCTCCCACACGTAG